The following proteins come from a genomic window of Paramisgurnus dabryanus chromosome 19, PD_genome_1.1, whole genome shotgun sequence:
- the trappc3 gene encoding trafficking protein particle complex subunit 3 encodes MSRQSNRTTDSKKMNSELFTLTYGALVTQLCKDYENDEEVNKQLDKMGYNIGVRLIEDFLARSSVGRCHDFRETADVIAKVAFKMYLGVTPSVTNWSPAGDEFSLILESNPLVDFVEIPDNHSNLVYSSLLCGVLRGALEMVQMAVDVRFAQDTLRGDNVTEIRMKFIKRIEENLPAGDE; translated from the exons ATGTCCAGGCAATCGAAcagaaccacagacagcaagAAGATG AATTCAGAGTTATTCACTTTGACATATGGAGCCCTTGTCACTCAACTGTGTAAGGACTATGAAAATGATGAGGAGGTGAACAAACAACTGGATAAAAT GGGATACAATATCGGAGTTCGCCTGATTGAAGACTTCCTGGCTCGGTCGAGCGTTGGGAGATGTCACGATTTTCGAGAAACAGCTGATGTCATCGCAAAG GTAGCCTTCAAGATGTACCTGGGTGTGACCCCAAGCGTAACCAACTGGAGTCCTGCTGGAGATGAGTTTTCTCTTATTCTTGAAAGCAACCCTCTGGTGGACTTTGTAGAAATTCCTGATAACCACAGTAACCTGGTGTACTCCAGCCTTCTGTGCGGTGTGCTAAGAGGAGCTCTTGAAATG GTGCAAATGGCGGTGGATGTGCGATTCGCGCAGGATACTTTGAGAGGTGACAATGTAACAGAAATTCGCATGAAGTTCATCAAAAGGATCGAGGAGAACCTGCCAGCTGGGGATGAATGA